The Fictibacillus arsenicus genome contains a region encoding:
- a CDS encoding YitT family protein: protein MLETKFYKSIMIILGLFLTAAGIKLLTVHSLTFGGTAGVATLGTFMTEWSWGILFLIVNLPFFVLSIKKLGWTFSLSTFLCILLISVISDLMDFVHFPTISPIIAAMIAGILIGIGVSFVLNSGASLGGIHILALYLEQKSDINRGVSLFVTDFIIVSSAVVMFGFKNAFISIIAITIASFLTGKLKSTTKTSTSVYVSGKTEPVRNN from the coding sequence ATGTTGGAAACTAAATTTTATAAAAGTATAATGATTATTTTAGGGTTATTTTTAACTGCTGCAGGAATTAAGCTGTTAACTGTACATTCACTGACATTTGGAGGAACAGCTGGTGTTGCAACACTTGGCACTTTCATGACGGAATGGTCGTGGGGTATTCTTTTTTTAATTGTAAATCTCCCTTTCTTTGTTCTTTCTATCAAAAAGCTGGGATGGACTTTTTCACTATCAACTTTTTTATGTATTTTACTCATATCTGTTATATCAGATCTAATGGATTTTGTTCATTTTCCAACGATCTCTCCAATAATTGCTGCTATGATAGCTGGAATTCTGATTGGTATCGGGGTAAGTTTTGTACTAAATTCAGGTGCTTCTCTTGGTGGAATCCACATACTAGCTTTATATCTTGAACAAAAATCGGATATCAACCGGGGCGTATCACTTTTTGTAACTGATTTTATTATTGTTTCATCTGCTGTGGTCATGTTTGGCTTTAAGAATGCTTTTATCTCAATCATTGCTATTACAATCGCTTCTTTTCTAACGGGAAAATTAAAGAGTACAACAAAAACATCAACTTCTGTTTATGTCTCTGGGAAAACTGAACCTGTAAGAAATAATTAA
- the spoVK gene encoding stage V sporulation protein K has translation MNEPIAIKKQRQINIVLNQGNEKIKADDALTLAGKDKAKEQHIPLIKIEQDLNRLVGMEDLKHHVKEIYAWLHINKCRQEMGLKAEKQALHMLFKGNPGTGKTTVARKLGTLFHEMKVLSKGHLIEAERADLVGEYIGHTAQKTRELLKKANGGILFIDEAYSLGRGGEKDFGKEAIDTLVKAMEDQQHEFILILAGYPKEMDRFLKLNPGLPSRFPVVISFPDYSVDELMEISKRMLTEREYVLTRDCEWKLKTHIERVKNSGNGSFSNGRYIRNMIEKAVRRQSVRLLNDARQDKKALMTIQSDDLVLEERDLI, from the coding sequence TTGAACGAACCTATCGCGATAAAAAAACAGCGGCAGATCAACATTGTATTGAACCAGGGAAATGAGAAGATCAAAGCAGATGATGCCTTAACTTTGGCAGGAAAAGATAAAGCGAAAGAGCAGCATATTCCATTAATAAAAATTGAACAAGATCTTAACAGGCTTGTTGGTATGGAAGATTTAAAACATCATGTCAAGGAAATTTATGCATGGCTTCATATTAATAAATGCCGGCAAGAAATGGGACTGAAGGCAGAAAAACAGGCCCTTCATATGTTATTTAAAGGGAATCCAGGTACTGGGAAAACTACAGTGGCAAGGAAACTGGGTACACTTTTTCATGAAATGAAAGTATTATCAAAAGGTCATCTGATTGAAGCAGAAAGAGCGGATCTCGTAGGTGAATACATCGGTCACACCGCTCAAAAAACAAGAGAGTTACTGAAAAAAGCAAATGGAGGAATTCTCTTTATTGATGAGGCCTATTCTTTGGGCAGAGGTGGAGAAAAGGACTTTGGAAAAGAAGCGATTGATACACTGGTAAAAGCGATGGAAGATCAGCAGCATGAATTTATATTAATTTTAGCTGGCTACCCAAAAGAAATGGATCGTTTTTTAAAGCTAAACCCAGGTCTTCCTTCAAGGTTTCCGGTTGTTATTTCTTTTCCTGATTATTCGGTGGATGAACTAATGGAAATATCCAAAAGAATGCTTACCGAAAGAGAATACGTATTAACAAGAGACTGTGAGTGGAAATTAAAAACACATATTGAACGAGTCAAAAACTCCGGAAATGGCTCTTTTTCAAACGGAAGATACATTAGAAATATGATTGAAAAAGCTGTAAGAAGACAATCAGTAAGGCTTTTAAATGATGCACGGCAAGATAAAAAAGCATTGATGACAATTCAAAGTGATGACCTTGTGCTAGAAGAACGTGATTTGATTTGA